A window of the Pararge aegeria chromosome 2, ilParAegt1.1, whole genome shotgun sequence genome harbors these coding sequences:
- the LOC120632735 gene encoding uncharacterized protein LOC120632735 → MDQADDPPDGQRVVNKKRLINSLVLSTEVVDRVAFKMYMPEELRWQKTLLGHTVKFTMSRGSCIGDCESNTKAAVTALKSWLQAHEDAQVMFASVLVVVGMWWLVKTMLALLINLVCPILVVVLAVVCVPQLRAPLLGQNYPLLANLIRSILLKMAEKIKV, encoded by the exons atggaccaagcagatgacccacctgatg gcCAACgtgtggtaaataaaaaaagattgatCAATTCATTAGTGTTATCGACAGAGGTGGTAGACCGAGTAGCTTTTAAAATGTACATGCCGGAAGAATTGCGCTGGCAGAAGACTCTCCTAGGGCACACGGTAAAG TTCACAATGTCACGAGGATCATGCATCGGTGATTGTGAGAGCAACACGAAGGCTGCTGTGACTGCGTTAAAATCTTGGCTGCAGGCTCATGAAGATGCTCAG GTGATGTTTGCCAGTGTATTGGTGGTGGTTGGTATGTGGTGGCTGGTGAAGACGATGCTGGCTCTGCTCATCAACCTTGTGTGTCCCATCCTGGTGGTTGTACTTGCTGTG GTCTGCGTCCCGCAGTTACGTGCTCCTTTGCTGGGGCAAAACTACCCCCTCCTTGCTAACCTCATAAGAAGTATCCTGCTGAAGATGGCTGAAAAAATTAAGGTGTAA